Within the Corynebacterium tuberculostearicum genome, the region CCGGCCCGACCGTCCTCGAGGTTCTCGAGACCGTCCCCGTGGCCACCGGCCGCGCCGATGAGCTGGACTTCCGTTTCCCCATCCAGTACGTCATCCGCGAGCACGCCTCCGATTACCGCGGCTACGCCGGCCGCGTGAAGGCGGGCTCCATCTCCGTGGGCGACGAGGTCTACCTCCCTGAAGGCCGCACCAGCACCATCACCCAGATTGACACCGCTGACGGCCCAGCCGACACAGCCGCCACCGGTGACTCCGTCACGCTCCTGCTTGCCGACGACGTCGATCTCGCCCGCGGCGATCTCCTCGCCGGCCCCCAGCGTCCCGCGTCCACCCGCGAATTCGACGCCACCGTTGTGGGCCTGACCGAAAAGGAGATTAAGCCTGGCCAGATGCTCAAGCTGCGCTACGGCTCTTCCCTGGTCAAAGCCCGCGTCGCCGCCGTCACCCGCACCCTGGATCTTGATGGCGTTTCCGACGTCGAGGACCCCGAGTCCGTCGCCATGAACGACATCGCCCACATCACCATCCAGACCCAGGCCGAGCTCCCCGTCGAGGACTATGCCGCCCGTGGCGCGGTGGGCAACTTCCTGCTCATCGATCAATCCTCCGGCAACACCCTCGCCGCCGGCTTCGTAGGCCACCGCCTGCGCTAGTCACTCTTTGCGCTGCTGCTGTTCTTTTCACCGCGCATCATTAGGATGCCCGTGATGCCGAGCAGCAGCGGCGTGGAGATACCGAACACCGTAGGCCCTACTACGGTCAAGTTCACGATCGGCAGGACAACCGCCGCCACCAGCGCGAAAGCCCCGAACTTCTGCTGAAACGTCTTCTCGCTCATTCTTATCTCTCCTTCGGCTACGTTACAGCCACGATAACCGCCCCTAGCTCCCCGCGAAAGCCTAGAACGCGGCCATTTCTTGGCTTCCGTGCTCCCCTCGAAGCACCGCTCCGCCGCACCGCGGCCGCCTCCGCAAACAAAACAAGCACGTTTCGCCGCCTAACTGGTGAAGTTTTAGCGAAACGTGCTTGTTTTACATCGAACTATTGCATAGGCGGAACGTCGCCGGACATGACTACCTTTTGCGCACCTTCATCCCAGCGGAAGCCGGCTTGTGTTGTCCCCGATGCTTCAGCGTTGCCCTCACCCTCCTTTGGCCAGCGGTAGGTAACTGCAATCTCGGAATCATCCACTCGGCTGACCTTTGGCGAAAACCCGTATGCCTTTGCAGTGGCCGTTCCTAGGTATTCGCCATTGTGGAAAAGCAGGATGTGATATGGCGAGGAAGCGGTCGCTCCTTCAAGCGTGACGGTTATCCACGAAAGATCTGCGCACGGGTCAAAATTGGAGTCAAAAGGCCTCCACGGCCTATCAAGTCCTGGATATGGTTCGACCTGAGCGATTGCCTTTTCATAGGCACTCTCGTCATTGTCAGAGCTGCATTCAGAAGAGCCACCATTGCCTTGACCCCGGCTAGGTGCACTCTCGTCCTGCTTCTTCTCTGGAGGAGTTTCGACTACGGTAGTGGTCTTTCGCGCGGGCTTTTCTTCAGTATTTCCGTCGGCGGAAGAGGTAGCTTGATCCGCTTCGGAAGCGCTTTCCTTTGCAGCAGAGAAAGAAGGCGAATCTTCTGGATCCGCAGAATCACTTCCACAGGCTGTTAAGGAAAAGCAGAGAACACCGGCGCTAGCCACTGCTGCTGCGGAACGCAGTTGAAGCAAGAAATGGTCGAGGCTGTTGAGCATGGTCGAGTTTCCTTTCGCGGGACTATTAGCAGGAAGCCGAGTCAAACCCGACAATAGCAACAGCGCTGGCCAAGACAAGCCGAAATGACGATCCTAGACTTCTTATCCCGTTGGCGGTACGTCGCCGGACATGATGACCTTTTGCTGTCCTTCATCCCACCGGAAGCCTGCGTCGGTTGTGCCTGAGCGGTTGGCATTGCCTTCACCTTCGCGCGGCCAGTGGTAGGTTACCGCGATCTCGGAATCACTCACACGCTCAATAGTGGGGGCGAATCCATAGGGCTTTGCCGTTGCGGTGCCTAAGTATTCGCCGTGATTAAACAGCATGATGTGGAAAGGAGAAGAACTAGTTCCTCCCTCAATCATCAGGGTTTCCCACGATAGGGATGCGCAGGGGTCATAGCCGGAGGAATCAAAGAGCTCCCATCCGATGGTGCCCCACGGAGCGACTTGGGATACTCCCTCGGTGAATGCTGTTTGGGCATCAGCTGCGCCACACGACGAAGTGGTGTCGGCTTCTGGACTCGGCTGCTCGTCATCCATCACGACGTTCGGAGGCACCGGCCGAGTAGTTTCTTCTTCCGTCGCAGCAGAGTCAGTGGGCGATTCTTCCGGCTTGGCATCGCTGTTTTCTTCTGTAGCGGACATAGTCGCTGTCTCAATCGTAGGCTCTTGGCCTGTGGTGTCCGTGGAATTCTCAGTGCAGGCGGTCACGACTAAGCCCGCTAACACAATGCCTGCCGTGAAGCGAAGTCTATGCATTATTGGCGCCCTTTAGACCGAGGGTTTTGCGGATAGACCAAATGAACTCTGCCAGGACAAGCAGAAGCGGGGTAGCGATAACAGTCTTGATCATTGAGGCGGTGAAGTTTGCGGTCTTTGCTTCGAGATCGGAAGAGCCCATAATCAGGCTCATTGCGGTGGCATCGTTGGCTGTGCCGGCTAAGGAGAGCCCGCGGATACCGGCGATGAGCCACATCAACAGTAGGATTCCCCACACCACGCACCACATTATGGACTGGCAGCGTTGGCGGGCAGGTTCAACCGGGAATGACATATTGCTGAAGTCAACAGTGAACTGCTTTTTAGAGCTGCTGAAGCCGGTGCTATTGGATGGAGCCGGGGTCTGGGAAGTGGTTTGAGTAGGCCAACCGTGTTGTGACGTACGTGCAGCGGTATATCCGGGGGCAGGGGTGTATGCGCTATTGGCTTCAGGGGATGGGGCCTCATGCGTGGGAGTAGATATGCCTGTAGCTGTTCCAGCAGGGGAAGCTGCAATTTGGCGAATGCGTGCGATATCTACCTCTGGACCGGTCGGGTCTGCCAGCTCTTTGTCATATTGCGAGCGGCGACTTTCAGCCGAGAAAATCTCACGAGCAGTGGTGAGCTCGTCTCGAGCTGCTGCGTTTTCCGGACTTAACTGAGCTAGCTTGGCCTCGACATCGGCGACTAGCTGGGAAGACTCAGCGGAAGGATCCAGGGAGAGGGAGTTGTAGAGATTGTAGTGAGCCACGGCAGGGTCCTTTCTGGTGTAAATAGGCCGTGAAAATGCCGGAAGGAGAGTGATAGGGGAGGGGTATAGGGGGATTAACAGGGATCGGAGAAGTCTCCTTTATCGTTTAGGGAACGAGCATTGCCGCCATACTGGGCCTTAAGGGAACAGACCTTGTCCACGCTATAACCGGCGTCATAGTAAATGGCGTAGACGGATTTGCCGTCTACCGTTTCACGTAGAGAGCTGCAGGCCCCGCCGCGAAGGATCTTGGAACCGGGGTATTTATCCTGGACGCGAGAGGTCTCAGTATATGGTTCTGGCCCATCGATCAGTGCGGATTCAACGATGAGGATATAGCGACCATCGCATTTGCCGTTCCAGTCGCCGGCCCACGCAAACTCGTCTGCTGCGGG harbors:
- a CDS encoding LppP/LprE family lipoprotein; its protein translation is MSATEENSDAKPEESPTDSAATEEETTRPVPPNVVMDDEQPSPEADTTSSCGAADAQTAFTEGVSQVAPWGTIGWELFDSSGYDPCASLSWETLMIEGGTSSSPFHIMLFNHGEYLGTATAKPYGFAPTIERVSDSEIAVTYHWPREGEGNANRSGTTDAGFRWDEGQQKVIMSGDVPPTG
- a CDS encoding sulfate adenylyltransferase subunit 1, with product MTTTLTPNVGALKQRDTLRLCTAGSVDDGKSTFVGRLLYDTKSVLADQVESMERTSTDRGFDGMDLSLLVDGLRAEREQGITIDVAYRYFATDKRTFILADTPGHVQYTRNTVTGMSTSQVVVLLIDARHGVVEQTRRHLNVAALLGVRHVVLAVNKIDLVDYDEQVFRDIESEFNQIATRLGITDTTVVPISALKGDNVVERSTTMPWYTGPTVLEVLETVPVATGRADELDFRFPIQYVIREHASDYRGYAGRVKAGSISVGDEVYLPEGRTSTITQIDTADGPADTAATGDSVTLLLADDVDLARGDLLAGPQRPASTREFDATVVGLTEKEIKPGQMLKLRYGSSLVKARVAAVTRTLDLDGVSDVEDPESVAMNDIAHITIQTQAELPVEDYAARGAVGNFLLIDQSSGNTLAAGFVGHRLR
- a CDS encoding LppP/LprE family lipoprotein, which produces MLNSLDHFLLQLRSAAAVASAGVLCFSLTACGSDSADPEDSPSFSAAKESASEADQATSSADGNTEEKPARKTTTVVETPPEKKQDESAPSRGQGNGGSSECSSDNDESAYEKAIAQVEPYPGLDRPWRPFDSNFDPCADLSWITVTLEGATASSPYHILLFHNGEYLGTATAKAYGFSPKVSRVDDSEIAVTYRWPKEGEGNAEASGTTQAGFRWDEGAQKVVMSGDVPPMQ